Proteins encoded within one genomic window of Halorussus salilacus:
- a CDS encoding sugar phosphate isomerase/epimerase family protein, whose amino-acid sequence MRPAIQLYTLRALDEPLPDLLARVGDTAFEGVEFAGLGDSTPEAVRDALDDAGLDAAAAHVGIDALDADLDAAVETYRTLDCDRIVVPWLDESHFTSRESVAGVARRLAELDARLGDRGVSLAYHNHDHEFVEVGATTGFDILVEETDLDFELDAGWATAAGRDPIDLLSDLRGRVPLVHLKDVSGETPVELGDGDLDAGGCVRAAREADAEWVVYEHDDPEDPEASLARGAETLAELLG is encoded by the coding sequence ATGCGCCCCGCAATTCAGCTCTACACGCTCCGCGCGCTCGACGAGCCCCTGCCCGACCTGCTGGCCCGGGTCGGCGACACCGCGTTCGAGGGGGTCGAGTTCGCCGGACTCGGCGACTCGACCCCCGAGGCGGTTCGGGACGCGCTCGACGACGCGGGCCTCGACGCGGCCGCCGCCCACGTCGGCATCGATGCCCTCGACGCCGACCTCGACGCCGCGGTCGAGACCTACAGAACGCTCGACTGCGACCGAATCGTGGTCCCGTGGCTCGACGAGTCGCACTTCACGAGTCGCGAGAGCGTCGCTGGGGTCGCGCGCAGGCTCGCGGAGCTCGACGCCCGCCTCGGCGACCGGGGGGTCTCGCTCGCGTACCACAACCACGACCACGAGTTCGTCGAGGTTGGAGCGACCACCGGGTTCGACATCCTCGTCGAGGAGACCGACCTCGACTTCGAACTCGACGCGGGGTGGGCGACGGCGGCGGGCCGCGACCCGATAGACCTGCTCTCGGACCTGCGCGGGCGCGTCCCGCTGGTCCATCTCAAGGACGTGTCGGGCGAAACCCCGGTCGAACTCGGCGACGGCGACCTCGACGCCGGGGGTTGCGTCCGGGCCGCCCGCGAGGCAGACGCCGAGTGGGTGGTGTACGAACACGACGACCCCGAGGACCCCGAGGCGTCGCTCGCACGCGGTGCGGAGACGCTGGCCGAGTTGCTCGGGTGA
- a CDS encoding Na+/H+ antiporter NhaC family protein, whose amino-acid sequence MAAETFGLISLVPPLLAIVLAIVTRKPILSLFLGIWSGAVIFTGGHGFVQTLEWVAGSIGDESLFNPKIMMIVLFLGAGVALIWRLGGAAAIANAATSRLDTQRKVGLGTWIFGMLWFFGDYSNTAIVGTTMREIADEMRISREKLSYIIDSTAAPVATFGISSWVVYQLSMIREGYDAAGIEAGADAPAAFALFLQSVPFNMYCIFAVVMVGIIVITQRDFGEMLDAEHRSWKEGKVLRDNAVPMQSAEDSLGEMLTDSPQLRYFLVPVGSLIVVVFSGAIYTGLQGAESGASVLDIVGGADFVSALLWGTFTMVSVGIIMGVVGGLADLDEAMETVIDGFSMMLTALSILVMAWTIGTVTTELGTGVYVTNVAEQFVTPMLLPIVVLLASALIAFSTGTSWGTMAIVTPIAVPLAWSVGSGTPELLPAAIGTVFSGAIFGDHCSPISDTTILSSTFTGADHIDHVRTQMYYAVTVLSVAMVMLLVWGATNVTPLVLLPVGVGLLYGLVYALSEWDANRKGVVPQAGRAPQEVSASDD is encoded by the coding sequence ATGGCCGCTGAGACGTTCGGTCTGATCTCGCTGGTGCCGCCGTTGCTGGCCATCGTTCTCGCGATAGTAACCCGGAAGCCGATACTCTCGCTGTTCCTCGGCATCTGGTCGGGAGCCGTGATATTCACCGGCGGGCACGGCTTCGTCCAGACCCTCGAATGGGTCGCCGGGTCCATCGGCGACGAGAGCCTGTTCAACCCGAAGATCATGATGATCGTGCTGTTCCTCGGGGCCGGGGTCGCGCTCATCTGGCGGCTCGGCGGCGCGGCCGCCATCGCCAACGCCGCGACCTCGCGGTTGGACACCCAGCGCAAGGTCGGGCTGGGAACGTGGATATTCGGCATGCTGTGGTTCTTCGGCGACTACTCCAACACCGCCATCGTCGGGACCACGATGCGCGAGATCGCCGACGAGATGCGCATCTCCCGCGAGAAGCTGTCGTACATCATCGACTCGACCGCCGCGCCGGTCGCGACGTTCGGGATTTCGAGCTGGGTGGTCTACCAGCTCAGCATGATACGCGAGGGGTACGACGCCGCCGGAATCGAAGCCGGTGCCGACGCCCCCGCCGCGTTCGCGCTCTTCTTACAGAGCGTGCCGTTCAACATGTACTGCATCTTCGCGGTGGTGATGGTCGGCATCATCGTCATCACCCAGCGCGACTTCGGCGAGATGCTCGACGCCGAACACCGCTCGTGGAAGGAGGGCAAGGTCCTCCGGGACAACGCGGTGCCGATGCAGAGCGCCGAGGACAGCCTCGGCGAGATGCTGACCGACTCGCCCCAGCTCCGGTACTTCCTCGTGCCCGTGGGGTCGCTCATCGTCGTCGTGTTCAGCGGCGCTATCTACACCGGCCTTCAGGGTGCGGAGTCCGGCGCGTCGGTGCTCGACATCGTGGGCGGGGCCGACTTCGTCAGCGCGCTCCTCTGGGGCACGTTCACGATGGTCTCGGTCGGAATCATCATGGGCGTCGTCGGCGGGCTGGCCGACCTCGACGAGGCGATGGAGACGGTCATCGACGGCTTCAGCATGATGCTGACCGCCCTCTCCATCCTCGTGATGGCGTGGACCATCGGGACGGTCACCACCGAACTCGGGACCGGCGTCTACGTCACGAACGTCGCAGAGCAGTTCGTGACCCCGATGCTCCTGCCCATCGTCGTCCTGCTGGCGTCGGCGCTCATCGCGTTCTCGACCGGCACCTCGTGGGGCACGATGGCAATCGTCACGCCCATCGCGGTCCCGCTGGCGTGGAGCGTCGGCAGCGGGACGCCCGAACTCCTGCCCGCCGCAATCGGGACGGTGTTCAGCGGAGCCATCTTCGGCGACCACTGCTCGCCCATCTCCGACACCACCATCCTGTCCTCGACGTTCACGGGCGCAGACCACATCGACCACGTCAGGACCCAGATGTACTACGCGGTGACGGTCCTCAGCGTCGCCATGGTGATGCTGTTGGTCTGGGGCGCGACCAACGTCACGCCGCTGGTCCTGCTTCCGGTCGGCGTCGGCCTGCTCTACGGCCTCGTCTACGCGCTCTCGGAGTGGGACGCCAACCGCAAGGGCGTGGTTCCGCAGGCCGGACGCGCACCGCAAGAAGTGTCGGCGTCGGACGACTGA
- the dnaG gene encoding DNA primase DnaG, whose translation MDDTAKYVIHADITADGVVERSDVVGAVFGQTEGLLGDDLDLRDLQQSSKLGRIDVDVDSQNGQSFGTITIASSLDKVETSILAAALETISRVGPCRASVSTAGIEDVRAAKRRTVVERAKELLSESFDEDVMTSREILEEVRQSVRVEDIADYEGLPAGPRVEDSDAIVVVEGRADVLNLLRYGVKNAVAVEGTNVPDAVADLTQGRTVTAFLDGDRGGDLIRKELAQVGDIDYVAVAPGGKSVEDLARHEVMSALRSKRPFDEAESEVGGESEADDPEPQDEGTEVVDADAASAGADGGTDATGNTAATDGSARPAPETDSGVGPDASGPTPDPETESPSVESTAESASADSAVGPTDETGEPTADDPDAAAESAAASEPATLRGHVEGVVDAETGAARLLDESFATLAEVAAEDAFDAVKEADEVPYAVVLDGTLEQRVLDVAAQRGVGQVVAADLGEFVKQPADVRIRTADQF comes from the coding sequence ATGGACGATACAGCCAAATACGTCATTCACGCCGACATCACCGCCGACGGGGTGGTAGAGCGGAGTGACGTCGTCGGGGCGGTCTTCGGACAGACCGAGGGCCTGCTCGGCGACGACCTCGACCTCCGCGACCTCCAGCAGTCGTCGAAACTCGGCCGCATCGACGTGGACGTAGACAGCCAGAACGGCCAGTCGTTCGGCACCATCACCATCGCGTCCAGCCTCGACAAGGTCGAGACCTCCATCCTCGCCGCGGCGCTCGAAACCATCAGTCGCGTCGGTCCGTGTCGCGCCAGCGTCTCCACCGCGGGCATCGAGGACGTGCGGGCCGCCAAGCGCCGGACGGTGGTCGAGCGCGCGAAGGAACTCCTCTCCGAATCGTTCGACGAGGACGTGATGACCTCCCGCGAAATCTTAGAGGAGGTCCGCCAGAGCGTCCGCGTCGAGGACATCGCCGACTACGAGGGCCTGCCCGCGGGACCCCGGGTCGAAGACAGCGACGCCATCGTCGTGGTCGAGGGCCGGGCCGACGTGCTCAATCTCCTGCGCTACGGCGTCAAGAACGCGGTCGCGGTCGAGGGGACCAACGTCCCCGACGCGGTCGCAGACCTCACGCAGGGCCGGACCGTCACCGCGTTCCTCGATGGCGACCGGGGCGGCGACCTCATCCGGAAGGAACTCGCGCAGGTCGGGGACATCGACTACGTGGCGGTCGCGCCCGGCGGCAAGTCGGTCGAGGACCTCGCGCGCCACGAGGTCATGTCGGCGCTCCGGAGCAAGCGCCCGTTCGACGAGGCCGAGTCCGAGGTCGGCGGGGAGTCCGAGGCCGACGACCCCGAACCGCAGGACGAGGGCACGGAGGTCGTGGACGCCGACGCCGCGAGCGCCGGGGCCGACGGCGGGACCGACGCGACCGGGAACACCGCCGCGACCGACGGTAGCGCCCGCCCCGCGCCCGAGACCGACTCCGGCGTCGGCCCGGACGCGTCCGGGCCGACGCCCGACCCCGAGACCGAGTCGCCAAGCGTCGAGTCGACCGCGGAGTCGGCGAGCGCCGACTCCGCGGTCGGACCGACCGACGAGACCGGCGAACCGACCGCCGACGACCCGGACGCGGCGGCCGAGTCGGCCGCCGCGTCCGAACCCGCGACCCTCCGGGGACACGTCGAGGGCGTCGTCGACGCCGAGACGGGGGCCGCGCGCCTGCTCGACGAATCGTTCGCGACGCTCGCGGAAGTGGCCGCCGAGGACGCCTTCGACGCCGTCAAGGAGGCCGACGAGGTCCCCTACGCGGTGGTCCTCGACGGGACGCTCGAACAGCGCGTGCTGGACGTGGCGGCCCAGCGCGGGGTCGGGCAGGTCGTCGCGGCCGACCTCGGCGAGTTCGTCAAACAGCCCGCCGACGTGCGGATTCGGACCGCCGACCAGTTCTAG
- a CDS encoding GNAT family N-acetyltransferase codes for MIRDARPDDRDRLRDLQSHLREPNPPLLDYAIEGPPLVLVTTDGDDPVGYLVAFHDGEAGYVAELVVAPECRREGRARRLLGAAFDRLRESGCSRVRLAVHPENDAARRLYESLGFEEVDREEGFYADGSAGIVLGRETEEGS; via the coding sequence GTGATTCGAGACGCCCGCCCCGACGACCGCGACCGACTGCGCGACCTCCAGTCCCACCTCCGCGAGCCGAATCCTCCCCTGCTCGACTACGCTATCGAGGGCCCGCCGCTCGTGCTCGTGACCACCGACGGCGACGACCCGGTCGGCTACCTCGTGGCGTTTCACGACGGCGAAGCGGGCTACGTCGCCGAGCTGGTGGTCGCGCCCGAGTGCAGGCGCGAGGGCCGGGCGCGGCGGCTCCTCGGGGCCGCCTTCGACCGCCTGCGCGAATCGGGGTGTTCCCGGGTCCGGCTCGCGGTCCACCCCGAGAACGACGCCGCGAGACGGCTCTACGAGTCGCTGGGATTCGAGGAGGTCGACCGCGAGGAGGGGTTCTACGCCGACGGGAGCGCGGGAATCGTGCTGGGTCGAGAAACAGAAGAGGGTTCATAA
- a CDS encoding DUF92 domain-containing protein — protein sequence MTTRVRRAAAYAAVSTLALAAPTFGWATAVAFGAVAVAALSVTDGPAFELFARPSDRQAGRLHGLAGFAFAAAGVALLSTTLGLPTRVFVASVLVVGYGNLAQQASWRFDASPIARTGAFVAGALLAAVGGQVLALEIEGYAAGVGLPEIVFLAASGALVAGLLRSVLFARDDPLVMLSVAFLLWLFADLAVSVTVETIAVAIAVTALFGYISWALDTASIPGMLTGALLAMLTIVLGGYAWFAVLIAFFGIGSLSTKFRYEQKKARGVAEDNEGARGTGNVLGNAAVALVAVLAYAARGRLPVEGSLFLFAFAGSMATAMSDTLSSEIGGVFDQPRLITTLERVEPGTDGAVTWQGELAGIAGATVVAAIAVVLFEEVGTLGAVVIVLAGAGGMTMDSLLGATLEGDRLGNQAVNFLATLTGALVGAGLAVVVLP from the coding sequence GTGACCACGAGAGTTCGGCGCGCGGCGGCCTACGCCGCGGTCTCGACGCTGGCGCTGGCGGCCCCCACGTTCGGCTGGGCGACCGCCGTCGCGTTCGGGGCGGTCGCCGTGGCGGCGCTGTCGGTCACCGACGGCCCGGCCTTCGAGCTGTTCGCCCGGCCGTCGGACCGACAGGCGGGTCGGCTCCACGGGCTAGCCGGATTCGCCTTCGCGGCGGCCGGGGTCGCCCTGCTCTCGACGACGCTCGGCCTGCCGACCAGGGTGTTCGTCGCCAGCGTCCTCGTGGTCGGCTACGGCAACCTCGCCCAGCAGGCGTCGTGGCGGTTCGACGCCTCGCCCATCGCCCGGACCGGCGCGTTCGTCGCCGGGGCCCTGCTGGCGGCGGTCGGGGGGCAGGTCCTCGCGCTCGAAATCGAGGGGTACGCCGCGGGCGTCGGCCTCCCCGAAATCGTGTTCCTCGCGGCCAGCGGCGCGCTCGTCGCCGGACTCCTCCGGTCGGTGCTGTTCGCCCGCGACGACCCGCTGGTGATGCTGTCGGTCGCGTTCCTGCTGTGGCTGTTCGCCGACCTCGCCGTGTCGGTGACCGTCGAGACCATCGCGGTCGCCATCGCGGTGACCGCGCTCTTTGGCTACATCTCGTGGGCGCTCGACACCGCTTCGATTCCGGGCATGCTGACCGGCGCGCTGCTCGCGATGCTCACCATCGTCCTCGGGGGCTACGCGTGGTTCGCGGTCCTCATCGCGTTCTTCGGCATCGGGAGCCTCTCGACCAAGTTCCGCTACGAGCAGAAGAAGGCCCGGGGCGTCGCCGAGGACAACGAGGGCGCGCGCGGGACCGGCAACGTCCTCGGGAACGCCGCGGTCGCGCTGGTCGCGGTCCTCGCGTACGCCGCCCGCGGCAGGCTCCCGGTCGAAGGCAGCCTCTTCCTGTTCGCGTTCGCGGGGAGCATGGCGACCGCGATGAGCGACACCCTCTCCTCGGAAATCGGCGGCGTGTTCGACCAGCCGCGGCTCATCACCACGCTCGAACGCGTCGAACCCGGCACCGACGGCGCGGTGACGTGGCAGGGCGAGCTCGCCGGAATCGCGGGCGCAACGGTCGTCGCGGCAATCGCGGTCGTCCTGTTCGAGGAGGTCGGGACCCTCGGCGCGGTCGTCATCGTCCTCGCGGGCGCTGGCGGGATGACGATGGACAGCCTGCTCGGCGCGACCCTCGAAGGCGACCGGCTGGGCAATCAGGCCGTCAACTTCCTCGCCACCCTGACCGGCGCGCTCGTCGGCGCTGGCCTCGCGGTGGTCGTCCTGCCGTGA
- a CDS encoding undecaprenyl diphosphate synthase family protein, which produces MGLYDRYLAARLRRHDADSPGHVAVVITERDLLEQGAYRTLEDFFEWAFEYAAERVTVYVSVLDPGAVPTLERELERVSAPRDLAVRGPEDTQRADAPIQLSIGLGGKHEFAGAVRKIAGDVESGDLSPDEVGESEVEEHLVFPENPDLVIKTGAERLSDFMIWQSVYSELYFTDVNWRDFRKRDYLRALLDYKNRQRRFGR; this is translated from the coding sequence GTGGGACTGTACGACCGCTATCTCGCCGCCCGCCTGCGCCGCCACGACGCCGACTCGCCCGGGCACGTCGCCGTGGTCATCACCGAGCGCGACCTGCTCGAACAGGGCGCGTACCGCACGCTGGAGGACTTCTTCGAGTGGGCCTTCGAGTACGCCGCCGAGCGCGTGACGGTGTACGTCAGCGTGCTCGACCCGGGCGCGGTGCCGACGCTGGAGCGCGAACTCGAACGCGTCAGTGCCCCCCGCGACCTCGCGGTCCGCGGCCCGGAGGACACCCAGCGCGCCGACGCGCCCATCCAGCTCTCCATCGGCCTCGGCGGCAAACACGAGTTCGCCGGGGCGGTCCGGAAGATAGCCGGGGACGTCGAGTCTGGCGACCTCTCGCCCGACGAGGTGGGCGAATCGGAGGTCGAGGAACACCTCGTGTTCCCCGAGAACCCCGATTTGGTCATCAAGACCGGCGCGGAGCGCCTCTCCGATTTCATGATCTGGCAGTCGGTCTACTCGGAGCTGTACTTCACCGACGTGAACTGGCGGGACTTCCGGAAACGGGACTACCTGCGGGCGTTGCTGGACTACAAGAACCGACAGCGGCGGTTCGGGCGGTAG